One Lentibacillus cibarius DNA window includes the following coding sequences:
- a CDS encoding SIS domain-containing protein, which yields MFNLTTEELEVNKAVHTAKEIYQQPNVWKELADMVFKQKDVWKEFIESIYAKHEQVRVIFTGAGTSAFTGDTLVPELRKQTGGKVTFESIATTDIVSNPEAYLFKEVPTIMVSFARSGNSPESVAAVSLGEQLIDDFYQVVITCNKEGQLATNIKQDKNAITILMPDEAHDQGFAMTSSFTCMMMAAYAVFTEKPFTGNGAKLLIANAERFLESITDKVDSMLDFDFSRIVYLGSGLLGQLSHEAALKMLELSAGKVVAVHESSLGFRHGPKSILHDKSAVVLFISSDAYTRKYDMDILRELAADDSGLKVIALTEKQDEEVDELADWAIAANTSEESFSGDFQLSFIYILFAQLLSLKKSLQLGITPDNPSPDGRVNRVVQGVRIYEYTE from the coding sequence ATGTTTAACCTAACCACAGAAGAGTTGGAAGTAAACAAGGCCGTTCATACGGCAAAAGAAATTTACCAGCAGCCAAACGTATGGAAAGAGTTGGCGGATATGGTTTTTAAACAAAAAGATGTCTGGAAAGAATTTATTGAATCAATCTATGCAAAACATGAACAAGTTCGAGTTATTTTTACAGGTGCTGGTACGTCCGCTTTTACGGGCGATACACTCGTTCCGGAATTGCGTAAACAAACTGGTGGAAAAGTGACCTTTGAGTCGATTGCTACAACAGATATTGTTTCAAATCCAGAAGCATATCTATTTAAAGAAGTACCTACGATTATGGTGTCTTTTGCACGGTCGGGTAATAGTCCGGAGAGTGTTGCTGCTGTTTCATTAGGAGAACAGCTGATTGATGACTTTTATCAAGTGGTCATAACTTGCAATAAAGAAGGACAATTGGCTACAAATATCAAGCAAGATAAAAATGCGATTACTATACTGATGCCGGATGAAGCGCATGACCAAGGATTCGCGATGACGAGCAGCTTCACGTGTATGATGATGGCAGCTTATGCGGTGTTTACGGAAAAACCTTTTACTGGTAATGGGGCGAAATTACTGATAGCAAATGCAGAGCGTTTCTTGGAGTCTATTACAGACAAAGTTGATAGCATGTTAGATTTTGACTTTTCCCGGATTGTTTACTTGGGGTCCGGCCTTTTAGGACAGCTTTCGCATGAGGCTGCATTAAAAATGCTTGAGTTGTCTGCTGGAAAGGTTGTGGCCGTACACGAATCGTCATTAGGATTTCGTCATGGTCCAAAGTCCATTTTACATGATAAATCGGCAGTCGTTCTTTTTATTTCAAGTGATGCTTACACAAGAAAATATGATATGGATATTTTACGGGAACTGGCTGCTGATGATTCGGGTCTAAAAGTAATTGCTCTTACAGAGAAGCAAGACGAGGAAGTGGATGAGTTGGCAGATTGGGCAATTGCTGCAAATACTAGTGAAGAATCCTTTTCCGGTGATTTTCAATTGTCGTTTATTTACATTTTATTTGCACAATTACTTTCATTAAAGAAATCGTTGCAGTTAGGGATAACCCCCGATAATCCTAGTCCGGATGGGCGTGTGAACAGGGTTGTTCAAGGTGTTAGGATATATGAATACACAGAATAA
- the agaW gene encoding PTS N-acetylgalactosamine transporter subunit IIC, which produces MLTESILIALWAGIIGIDMYVGLTHIHRPVVSGLVVGLILGDITTGLIVGGTLELIWMGMVPLAGAQPPNVVIGGVIGTAFGIIAGEDPKAAVGIAIPFAVAVQGLITLLFTSLAPLMHKADQYAMDANYRGIERINYLGVALLFLFNAFIAFLPVFFGAEQAAAYVESVPQWIIDGLSVAGGIMPAIGFAMLLKIMLKTEYVMFLIIGFVLAAYLEMPILAISLIGLAIALYDFFQNKDKQDPDKQAPREEEITDGI; this is translated from the coding sequence ATGTTAACCGAGTCTATATTGATAGCTTTGTGGGCTGGTATTATAGGAATTGACATGTACGTAGGACTAACCCACATTCATCGTCCGGTTGTTTCCGGGTTAGTTGTTGGTTTAATTCTAGGTGATATTACTACGGGATTAATAGTCGGCGGAACATTAGAATTAATTTGGATGGGTATGGTTCCCCTCGCAGGTGCACAACCGCCAAATGTTGTAATTGGAGGAGTTATTGGTACTGCGTTCGGTATTATAGCTGGAGAAGATCCTAAGGCAGCAGTCGGTATTGCTATTCCATTTGCTGTTGCCGTACAAGGATTAATTACATTGCTATTCACATCACTTGCTCCATTGATGCATAAGGCCGATCAATATGCGATGGATGCTAACTATCGAGGTATTGAAAGAATAAACTATCTAGGTGTAGCTCTCCTCTTTTTATTTAATGCGTTTATTGCATTTTTGCCCGTTTTCTTTGGTGCAGAACAAGCGGCCGCGTATGTAGAAAGTGTTCCACAATGGATTATTGACGGTTTATCCGTTGCAGGGGGGATTATGCCAGCGATTGGTTTTGCTATGCTATTAAAGATTATGCTAAAAACCGAATACGTAATGTTCCTAATTATTGGTTTTGTTTTAGCAGCTTATCTAGAGATGCCAATCCTTGCCATTTCTTTAATTGGCCTAGCGATTGCATTGTATGATTTCTTCCAAAATAAGGATAAGCAAGATCCTGATAAACAGGCACCTCGAGAGGAGGAGATTACTGATGGCATCTAA
- a CDS encoding dipeptidase — protein MTKFPIIDGHNDTLLRLQESGDAPSFFTESTVGHIDMPRAKKGGFAGGFFAVYTPNEAYKVEPENYVTEDGYDMPLPPPISHEQALTFSNALASRLFRLKAQSAGRMQVVRTADTLQYCLQHDIMAAIFHIEGAEAIDTNFDALHVLYQAGLRSLGIVWSRPNKFGEGVPFRYPSTPDTGAGLTNAGKDLVRECNQLGIMIDNTHLNEKGFWDVAKLTDAPLVATHSNVHALSPIARNLTDQQLAAIAESNGVVGINYAVNMLREDCGFGTDISLDEIVRHITYIAEKFGVDHVALGSDFDGTTIPDSLNDVSGLPKLMNRLLAHGFHENELQKITHQNWVRVLRDTWK, from the coding sequence ATGACAAAATTCCCGATCATCGACGGACATAACGACACACTGCTCAGGCTGCAGGAGTCGGGGGATGCACCATCATTCTTCACGGAAAGCACGGTAGGACATATTGATATGCCCCGCGCAAAAAAGGGCGGGTTTGCCGGCGGCTTCTTTGCTGTTTACACACCAAATGAAGCGTATAAAGTGGAACCGGAAAACTATGTAACAGAAGATGGCTATGATATGCCGCTGCCCCCACCGATCAGCCATGAGCAGGCACTTACATTCAGTAACGCACTTGCCTCCAGATTATTCCGGCTCAAAGCACAATCAGCTGGGCGTATGCAAGTAGTGCGAACCGCTGATACGCTACAGTATTGCCTGCAACATGATATCATGGCCGCGATTTTCCACATAGAAGGGGCCGAGGCGATTGACACAAACTTTGATGCACTCCATGTACTTTACCAGGCAGGTCTCCGATCACTCGGTATCGTTTGGAGCCGGCCGAACAAGTTCGGGGAAGGCGTCCCATTCCGCTATCCGTCAACACCTGATACCGGCGCCGGACTCACTAACGCGGGAAAAGATCTTGTCCGGGAATGCAACCAGTTGGGGATTATGATCGATAACACCCATCTTAATGAAAAGGGATTTTGGGATGTTGCAAAACTGACGGATGCGCCGCTTGTTGCAACGCATTCAAATGTACATGCGCTGAGCCCGATTGCTCGGAATTTAACCGATCAGCAGCTGGCTGCCATTGCTGAATCGAACGGTGTCGTCGGGATTAATTATGCTGTTAATATGCTGCGTGAGGACTGTGGATTTGGAACAGATATATCGCTGGATGAGATTGTCCGGCACATTACCTACATAGCGGAAAAATTCGGGGTAGATCACGTTGCATTAGGATCAGATTTTGATGGCACAACCATTCCGGATTCCCTGAACGACGTCAGCGGTCTGCCAAAATTAATGAACCGACTCCTAGCACACGGCTTCCACGAAAACGAGTTGCAAAAAATCACCCACCAAAATTGGGTAAGAGTATTACGCGATACGTGGAAATAG
- the agaV gene encoding PTS N-acetylgalactosamine transporter subunit IIB, whose translation MSDVNLLLTRIDNRLIHGQVGVTWVNHIGANLLIVANDKVSEDEVQQNLMDMVLPDVIQTRYFSLQKTIDVIHKASPRQKIFLVVRDVHDALKLKEGGVPIDFINVGNLHYEEGKKQISSTVSVDEKDIEAFKRLDELGVELDLRRVPSERGRNIIDLL comes from the coding sequence ATGTCAGATGTAAATTTATTACTAACAAGAATCGATAATCGACTGATTCATGGTCAAGTAGGAGTTACCTGGGTAAATCATATTGGAGCAAATTTGCTGATAGTAGCAAATGATAAGGTTTCTGAAGATGAGGTACAGCAAAATTTAATGGATATGGTTTTACCGGATGTTATTCAAACTCGTTATTTTTCATTGCAAAAAACAATTGACGTTATTCATAAGGCGTCACCGCGTCAAAAAATATTTTTAGTTGTAAGAGATGTACATGATGCTTTGAAACTAAAAGAAGGGGGAGTACCGATAGATTTTATAAATGTTGGAAATTTACATTACGAGGAAGGCAAAAAACAAATTTCTTCAACTGTATCTGTTGATGAAAAGGATATAGAAGCATTTAAACGCCTTGATGAGCTTGGTGTCGAGTTGGACCTACGTAGAGTTCCTAGCGAGAGGGGACGAAATATCATAGATTTATTATAA
- a CDS encoding ABC transporter ATP-binding protein → MCLDINNVSKYFHRQGEQSLQALQHIHLSIEEGEFVSLLGPSGCGKSTLLSMVAGLARPSSGSLKLANQEITEPGPDKSMVFQEPALFPWMSVKENVTFPLRKSMPKQDREIAARQYLKMVHLSQFGSNYPHELSGGMQQRVAIARALAMDSGLLLMDEPFGALDEQTRHVLQEEVEKIWMDTGKTIVFVTHSIREAIKLSDRIIIMSARPGTIISDFKVDLNRPRQQKDMALLEEEVMAILKTEIDNVMKEELQYAGNY, encoded by the coding sequence ATGTGCTTGGATATTAATAACGTTAGCAAGTATTTTCATCGTCAAGGGGAACAGTCGCTTCAGGCATTACAACACATTCATTTATCCATTGAAGAAGGGGAGTTTGTATCCTTACTGGGCCCATCCGGGTGCGGTAAATCAACATTGCTATCCATGGTTGCCGGACTGGCGCGACCATCTTCCGGTTCGTTGAAGCTTGCCAATCAGGAAATAACGGAACCTGGTCCTGATAAAAGTATGGTGTTTCAAGAACCAGCCTTATTTCCTTGGATGTCAGTGAAAGAAAATGTCACATTCCCGTTGCGGAAAAGCATGCCAAAACAGGACCGGGAAATAGCCGCCCGTCAATACTTGAAAATGGTCCATCTTAGTCAATTTGGCAGCAATTATCCGCATGAACTCTCCGGAGGCATGCAGCAGCGTGTTGCGATTGCCAGAGCCCTTGCCATGGATTCCGGGCTGCTCTTGATGGATGAACCGTTCGGGGCGTTAGATGAGCAGACGCGCCATGTTCTGCAGGAGGAAGTGGAAAAAATCTGGATGGACACTGGAAAAACGATTGTATTTGTGACGCACAGCATCCGCGAAGCTATAAAACTATCAGACCGTATTATCATTATGAGTGCACGGCCGGGAACGATTATTTCCGATTTTAAAGTGGACCTGAACAGACCGAGGCAGCAAAAAGATATGGCACTGCTTGAGGAAGAAGTCATGGCTATTTTAAAAACAGAAATTGATAACGTCATGAAAGAGGAGTTGCAGTATGCCGGTAATTATTAA
- a CDS encoding GntR family transcriptional regulator: MIKRSRVPLYLQLMEELIKKIDNREFQVNEKLPSERELCDLYDMSRITVRQTLQELEREGYIYKAHGKGTFVASQSYHQNLINLYSFTEEMKSLGKRPVTKVLSFREIEIEERIATKMNLEPLDEVFQVVRLRIADNVPLMYETSYLPKKNFPKLTEQDLKERPMYDVFNEDYQIVVTKATERFSATNVRKEEAKQLQMEENQPAMLVKRYAYYNHNLIEYTVSVARGDKFDYTVELT; this comes from the coding sequence TTGATTAAAAGAAGTAGAGTACCTTTATACTTACAATTAATGGAAGAGTTAATTAAAAAGATTGATAATCGAGAATTCCAAGTGAATGAAAAATTACCTTCGGAGCGCGAGTTATGTGATCTGTACGATATGAGCCGGATAACAGTTAGGCAAACACTACAGGAATTGGAACGTGAAGGTTATATATACAAGGCACATGGAAAAGGTACCTTCGTGGCTTCACAATCGTATCATCAAAATTTGATAAATCTATACAGTTTCACTGAAGAAATGAAGTCTTTGGGAAAAAGACCAGTAACTAAGGTTCTTTCATTTCGTGAAATAGAGATTGAAGAAAGGATAGCCACAAAAATGAACCTTGAACCACTCGACGAAGTGTTTCAAGTTGTTCGTTTGAGAATTGCTGATAATGTGCCATTGATGTACGAAACATCCTATTTACCTAAAAAAAACTTTCCAAAATTAACAGAACAAGATTTGAAAGAAAGGCCCATGTATGATGTTTTTAATGAGGATTATCAAATAGTTGTCACTAAAGCTACTGAACGTTTTTCAGCGACAAATGTACGGAAAGAAGAAGCGAAACAACTCCAAATGGAGGAAAACCAACCTGCAATGCTGGTTAAACGCTATGCGTATTACAATCATAATTTGATTGAATATACAGTCAGTGTAGCTCGAGGCGATAAGTTTGATTATACCGTCGAACTAACTTAA
- a CDS encoding PTS system mannose/fructose/sorbose family transporter subunit IID — MASNMYENPTPATGMKPKQLRHLVWRSLLLQASFNYERMQAGGWLYSILPGLRHIHKNKKDLSKAMKDHMEFFNTHPFLVTFIMGVILAMEEKKEDREAIRGIKVATMGPLGGIGDALFYLTLLPITAGIGASLAVDGNFLGPIVFVLMFNAIHFGARFGLMTYGYKAGVNAISKLKEGTQQVSRAASIVGLSVVGGLIATYVSFQIDYVWKSGETELNIQTDVLDKIMPAMLPLAYTLLIYWLLKKGRSPLTLIGLTVVVGLIGSFLGIM; from the coding sequence ATGGCATCTAATATGTATGAAAATCCTACACCAGCTACGGGAATGAAACCGAAACAATTGCGTCATCTTGTTTGGAGGTCATTACTTCTGCAAGCATCATTCAACTATGAGCGAATGCAAGCGGGTGGATGGCTTTACTCTATTTTACCGGGATTACGTCATATACACAAAAATAAAAAAGATTTGAGTAAAGCAATGAAAGACCATATGGAATTTTTTAATACACACCCTTTTCTTGTAACATTCATTATGGGCGTCATTTTGGCTATGGAAGAGAAAAAGGAAGACAGAGAAGCTATACGTGGTATCAAAGTAGCTACAATGGGGCCTTTGGGTGGTATTGGTGATGCTTTATTCTATCTCACTTTACTTCCAATAACAGCCGGTATAGGGGCCTCGTTGGCAGTTGATGGAAACTTTCTTGGACCGATTGTTTTTGTTCTGATGTTTAATGCTATTCATTTTGGTGCACGTTTTGGTTTAATGACTTACGGTTATAAAGCTGGCGTAAATGCTATTTCTAAATTGAAAGAGGGAACACAACAAGTATCCCGTGCTGCATCAATTGTCGGTTTGTCAGTGGTTGGTGGTTTGATTGCCACGTACGTAAGTTTCCAGATTGATTATGTTTGGAAATCGGGAGAAACGGAATTAAATATTCAGACTGATGTTTTGGATAAAATTATGCCAGCTATGCTTCCATTAGCGTATACCTTGCTAATCTATTGGTTGCTCAAAAAAGGACGCTCACCGTTAACACTTATTGGGCTTACAGTTGTTGTTGGTTTGATTGGATCTTTCTTAGGTATTATGTAA
- the trpB gene encoding tryptophan synthase subunit beta, which yields MTSKQVLADTGYFGEFGGSYVPDDLKQVLSDVAEAFEHYRNDPEFEAEFNHYMSEYVGRENPLTFAGNLTEKVGGAKIYLKREDLNHTGAHKINNVVGQILLAKRMGAERIIAETGAGQHGVATATAAAMFGLPCTIYMGKLDTERQALNVFRMELLGAEVIPVEKGQGRLKDAVDEALADLVENHENTFYLLGSAVGPHPYPSMVKYFQSVISEESKRQILEKEGKLPAAVVACVGGGSNAIGAFAHYIDEEGVRLVGAEPAEAPTITEGEPAVIHGFKCITLLDDNGEPKPTYSVAAGLDYPGVGPEHSHLKTTDRAEYVTVSGDDAFEAFQELSQTEGIIPALESSHAVAQAMKLAKELPKDDAIIVNLSGRGDKDVQQVFEKLRKA from the coding sequence ATGACGAGCAAGCAAGTACTGGCGGATACGGGTTATTTTGGTGAATTTGGCGGAAGTTATGTACCGGATGACTTGAAACAAGTATTGTCCGATGTTGCTGAGGCATTCGAACACTATCGAAATGATCCTGAATTTGAGGCGGAATTCAACCACTATATGAGTGAATATGTCGGTCGTGAAAACCCGCTAACGTTTGCAGGCAATCTGACCGAAAAAGTAGGCGGGGCAAAAATCTATTTGAAACGGGAAGATTTGAACCATACAGGTGCTCATAAAATTAATAACGTGGTAGGTCAAATTCTTTTGGCGAAGCGGATGGGCGCTGAACGAATTATTGCAGAAACCGGTGCCGGCCAGCACGGTGTTGCAACGGCAACAGCCGCGGCAATGTTTGGTCTTCCATGTACGATTTATATGGGGAAATTGGACACTGAACGACAGGCACTGAATGTCTTTCGGATGGAATTGTTAGGTGCGGAAGTGATTCCGGTAGAAAAAGGGCAAGGACGCCTGAAGGATGCCGTTGATGAGGCACTCGCTGATCTTGTGGAAAACCATGAGAACACATTCTATCTATTGGGATCCGCAGTTGGTCCGCACCCATACCCGAGCATGGTCAAATACTTCCAGTCCGTCATTAGCGAAGAATCCAAACGGCAAATACTGGAGAAAGAAGGTAAACTACCGGCTGCTGTTGTTGCCTGTGTTGGGGGCGGAAGCAATGCGATTGGCGCGTTTGCCCACTATATTGATGAGGAAGGAGTCCGCCTTGTTGGTGCAGAACCAGCAGAGGCACCAACGATTACAGAAGGAGAACCTGCTGTCATTCATGGGTTTAAATGTATTACATTACTTGATGATAATGGTGAACCGAAACCAACCTATTCCGTCGCTGCTGGTCTAGATTACCCAGGAGTCGGGCCAGAACACAGTCATTTGAAGACGACTGACCGCGCTGAATATGTGACTGTATCCGGTGACGATGCGTTCGAAGCATTTCAGGAACTTTCCCAGACAGAGGGCATCATACCAGCACTGGAAAGCTCACACGCAGTAGCCCAGGCGATGAAACTCGCTAAAGAACTACCAAAAGACGACGCGATTATCGTTAACTTGTCCGGACGCGGCGATAAAGATGTCCAGCAAGTATTTGAGAAACTAAGAAAAGCATAA
- a CDS encoding PTS sugar transporter subunit IIA encodes MIGIILTGHGSFPEGLLKSVELIAGEVKQIEVIPFEEDKDSLECNIKDALKRVDTGSGVVCFTDLAGGTPFNVASAMSSTHDNVHVVGGTNSPMLLSGLFQRELAVNEFVELVMNEGKENIKQFEVKEKRQPTKDVDGI; translated from the coding sequence ATGATTGGTATTATACTCACAGGTCATGGTTCATTTCCTGAGGGATTGTTGAAATCAGTTGAATTGATTGCAGGTGAAGTAAAACAGATAGAAGTTATTCCTTTCGAGGAAGATAAGGATTCTTTAGAGTGCAACATTAAGGATGCGCTTAAAAGGGTTGATACGGGATCTGGTGTGGTGTGTTTTACAGACCTTGCAGGTGGAACACCATTTAACGTAGCTTCAGCGATGAGTTCAACACATGATAATGTGCATGTGGTTGGAGGCACCAATTCCCCAATGTTACTGAGCGGATTATTTCAACGTGAACTTGCAGTTAATGAGTTTGTTGAACTAGTCATGAATGAGGGAAAGGAGAATATTAAGCAGTTTGAAGTAAAAGAAAAAAGACAACCCACTAAAGATGTAGATGGGATATAA
- a CDS encoding ABC transporter substrate-binding protein, protein MKKLVGLLMIGALLALGACGGNSEAGDSEKETVTIGYFPNLNHAPAMIAKQKEMYKDHLGDHVNVEYKTFPDGSTFMKALASGDIQGGLVGPGPAMNSFISGVDVQVIAASSTGGTVIVSRNGSGIKSWKDIKGKTFITPRVGCTHDVQFETYMKEKGITRKKMGGSMKHVTGAPARYQSMFEKGDVDVAAAPEPWASVMEEKVDANVVIPTSEVAFGQTLPAAVFVTSSDMAENSSEQMQKLIDAHKEAVAYINNNPDEAIDITINSIADITGQELENSVIENAWKRTNFTYQVNEEAIQEFGNSSHDLQFLKEKPDFTGFVNKEFIQ, encoded by the coding sequence TTGAAAAAACTTGTAGGATTGCTTATGATTGGAGCGCTCCTTGCCCTAGGAGCTTGCGGCGGCAACAGCGAGGCAGGCGATAGTGAAAAAGAAACGGTCACCATCGGCTATTTTCCAAACTTGAATCACGCGCCAGCGATGATAGCGAAGCAAAAAGAAATGTATAAAGACCACCTTGGTGACCATGTCAACGTGGAGTATAAAACGTTTCCGGATGGTTCAACATTTATGAAAGCATTGGCCTCTGGTGACATTCAAGGCGGTTTGGTCGGCCCGGGACCTGCCATGAACAGTTTCATCTCCGGCGTGGATGTTCAGGTAATTGCTGCCTCATCAACTGGAGGAACGGTTATTGTATCCCGCAACGGTAGCGGCATTAAGTCGTGGAAAGACATCAAAGGCAAAACGTTCATCACACCGCGTGTCGGTTGCACTCATGACGTTCAATTTGAAACGTACATGAAAGAAAAAGGGATTACCCGTAAAAAAATGGGTGGGTCGATGAAACATGTGACGGGAGCACCTGCGCGCTACCAGTCGATGTTTGAAAAAGGAGATGTAGATGTTGCAGCAGCACCTGAACCGTGGGCATCTGTCATGGAAGAAAAGGTTGATGCCAACGTCGTTATCCCGACCAGTGAAGTTGCCTTTGGTCAAACATTACCAGCAGCTGTATTTGTCACGTCATCTGATATGGCCGAAAACAGCAGTGAGCAAATGCAAAAACTAATAGACGCCCATAAAGAGGCGGTTGCGTATATCAACAATAATCCGGATGAAGCAATCGACATCACGATTAACAGCATTGCTGATATTACTGGTCAGGAATTAGAAAATAGCGTTATAGAAAATGCCTGGAAACGCACCAACTTCACCTACCAGGTAAACGAAGAAGCCATCCAAGAATTCGGCAACTCGTCTCATGACCTGCAATTTCTAAAAGAAAAACCCGACTTCACCGGATTCGTCAATAAAGAATTTATTCAGTAA
- a CDS encoding ABC transporter permease, whose protein sequence is MPVIIKRISFFVVLILLWEAVYLLDFWVDSMIPGPLSVAKTIYAGFADMTLVYDILASFRHLLIGLSVSLVIGTLLGILLAKVKTADETLGTMILALQSVPSIVWVPLAIIWFGFTEASIIFVVIIGGTFVMTMNMRIGIKNVAPIYLKAARTMGSKGIDLFMKVIVPASIPHAVTGVRLAWAFSWRALMAGEMLSTGPGLGYTLSYASDFNNMSLVIGIIIIIGVIGSIVDQLIFQRIENKVLKRWGMEEAA, encoded by the coding sequence ATGCCGGTAATTATTAAACGGATTTCATTTTTCGTTGTTCTTATTTTGCTGTGGGAAGCCGTTTACCTGCTTGATTTTTGGGTCGATTCCATGATTCCCGGCCCACTTTCCGTCGCCAAGACCATTTATGCCGGATTTGCGGATATGACGCTTGTCTACGATATCTTGGCCAGCTTCCGGCACCTTCTCATCGGGCTCAGCGTTTCGCTTGTGATCGGTACACTGCTCGGGATTCTGCTTGCCAAAGTAAAAACAGCTGATGAAACACTCGGTACGATGATATTGGCGTTGCAAAGTGTTCCAAGTATTGTCTGGGTGCCACTGGCAATTATCTGGTTCGGATTCACTGAGGCGTCTATTATCTTTGTCGTCATCATCGGTGGCACATTTGTCATGACGATGAACATGCGCATTGGCATCAAAAATGTTGCCCCAATTTACTTGAAAGCTGCTCGAACGATGGGGTCTAAAGGAATAGATCTGTTCATGAAAGTGATTGTTCCGGCTTCCATTCCACATGCTGTTACTGGTGTCCGGCTTGCGTGGGCCTTCAGCTGGCGGGCACTGATGGCCGGGGAAATGTTAAGCACAGGCCCGGGACTCGGCTATACCCTCAGTTATGCATCCGATTTTAACAATATGAGTCTTGTCATCGGGATCATCATCATTATCGGCGTTATCGGTTCAATCGTTGATCAGCTAATTTTCCAGCGTATAGAGAATAAAGTATTGAAGCGTTGGGGTATGGAAGAAGCAGCATAA